A genomic stretch from Xiphophorus maculatus strain JP 163 A chromosome 14, X_maculatus-5.0-male, whole genome shotgun sequence includes:
- the LOC111610858 gene encoding uncharacterized protein LOC111610858 translates to MKTVKTFLPFPAKVLLQTSDQLTGLDEGFPEEGLELQPLAEAVPEADPEADPEADPEAVPEADPEAVPEAIPVPEADPEADPEADPEADPEADPEAVPEADPEAVPEAIPVPEVDPEAVPEADPEADPEADPEADPEADPEADPEAVPEADPEAVPEAIPVPEVDPEVVPEADPEADPEADPEADPEADPEADPEAFPEADPEAVPEAIPVPEVDPEAVPEADPEADPEAVPEAIPVPEAVPEADPEADPEADPEADPEADPEADPEAVPEADPEAVPEAIPVPEVDPEVVPEADPEADPEADPEADPEAVPEADPEAVPEAIPVPEVDPEAVPEADPEADPEADPEADPEAVPEADPEAVPEAIPVPEVDPEAVPEADPEADPEAVPEYIPDPEVVPEADPEVDPEAVPEAIPVPEVDPEADPEAVPEYIPDPEVVPEADPEVDPEAVPEVDPEADPEVDPEAVPEVDPEAVPEVDPEADPEAIPGVTRDQHTC, encoded by the exons ATGAAA ACTGTGAAAACCTTCCTGCCATTTCCTGCCAAAGTGCTGCTGCAGACATCAGACCAGCTGACGGGTCTTGATGAGGGATTTCCAGAGGAAGGACTGGAACTCCAACCGCTGGCAGAGGCCGTTCCAGAGGCCGATCCAGAGGCCGATCCAGAGGCCGATCCGGAGGCCGTTCCAGAGGCCGATCCGGAGGCCGTTCCAGAGGCTATTCCAGTTCCAGAGGCCGATCCGGAGGCCGATCCAGAGGCCGATCCAGAGGCCGATCCAGAGGCCGATCCGGAGGCCGTTCCGGAGGCCGATCCGGAGGCCGTTCCAGAGGCTATTCCAGTTCCAGAGGTCGATCCAGAGGCCGTTCCAGAGGCCGATCCAGAGGCCGATCCGGAGGCCGATCCAGAGGCCGATCCAGAGGCCGATCCAGAGGCCGATCCGGAGGCCGTTCCAGAGGCCGATCCGGAGGCCGTTCCAGAGGCTATTCCAGTTCCAGAGGTCGATCCAGAGGTCGTTCCAGAGGCCGATCCAGAGGCCGATCCGGAGGCCGATCCAGAGGCCGATCCAGAGGCCGATCCAGAGGCCGATCCGGAGGCCTTTCCAGAGGCCGATCCGGAGGCCGTTCCAGAGGCTATTCCAGTTCCAGAGGTCGATCCAGAGGCCGTTCCAGAGGCCGATCCAGAGGCCGATCCGGAGGCCGTTCCAGAGGCTATTCCAGTTCCAGAGGCCGTTCCAGAGGCCGATCCAGAGGCCGATCCGGAGGCCGATCCAGAGGCCGATCCGGAGGCCGATCCAGAGGCCGATCCGGAGGCCGTTCCAGAGGCCGATCCGGAGGCCGTTCCAGAGGCTATTCCAGTTCCAGAGGTCGATCCAGAGGTCGTTCCAGAGGCCGATCCAGAGGCCGATCCGGAGGCCGATCCAGAGGCCGATCCGGAGGCCGTTCCAGAGGCCGATCCGGAGGCCGTTCCAGAGGCTATTCCAGTTCCAGAGGTCGATCCAGAGGCCGTTCCAGAGGCCGATCCAGAGGCCGATCCGGAGGCCGATCCAGAGGCCGATCCGGAGGCCGTTCCAGAGGCCGATCCGGAGGCCGTTCCAGAGGCTATTCCAGTTCCAGAGGTCGATCCAGAGGCCGTTCCAGAGGCCGATCCAGAGGCCGATCCGGAGGCCGTTCCAGAGTATATTCCAGATCCAGAGGTCGTTCCAGAGGCCGATCCAGAGGTCGATCCAGAGGCCGTTCCAGAGGCTATTCCAGTTCCAGAGGTCGATCCAGAGGCCGATCCAGAGGCCGTTCCAGAGTATATTCCAGATCCAGAGGTCGTTCCAGAGGCCGATCCAGAGGTCGATCCAGAGGCCGTTCCAGAGGTCGATCCAGAGGCCGATCCAGAGGTCGATCCAGAGGCCGTTCCAGAGGTCGATCCAGAGGCCGTTCCAGAGGTCGATCCAGAGGCCGATCCAGAGGCTATTCCAGGTGTAACTCGTGACCAACACACCTGCTAA